Genomic segment of Triticum aestivum cultivar Chinese Spring chromosome 6A, IWGSC CS RefSeq v2.1, whole genome shotgun sequence:
ctacgtggagttcgacttcgaagagttgttaggaggtcccaggaaggaggtcttgccttttcgatcgttgctacttttgtgctagccatcttatggcacttTGTTTAACTTAtgcatgtactcagatattgttgcttccgttgacttgTTTATgattgagcttatgtattcgagcccttgaggcctctggcttgtaatatgaaggtTGTATGatctttaatttgtgtctagagttgtgttgtggtatcttcccatgagtccttgatcttgaccgtacatatttgcatgtatgattagtgtacggtcaaatcggggcgtcacactctcctacacatatgcatagatgtcgatcgatctcccttaatacacagctaggtctctctccttctccacacatatactagtcgatctacctctatagttaggtctctgcgcCCCCCAcgcacacaccgatagtcgaacgctgtagataggtatccatgccacagagacaaaatgcacctctcccctctcacattcgagtaggccagccgccctatatctttgacgtgggcgaACACAAATTCGATTGCACTCTTTAACGAtcgcgcacccacacacttcaCCCCTCTATTTGACTCTATTGACATCTCACACCGATggtccctccactctcttctcgggGATCGCTCCCTTTATATATGATATATCCgggactctgtttcacacacattgtatatgttacatttttttatttgagatatcatcgacacattgcctctgttttgcACAAACCATCTTTTTTTGAGTAAAAAAacccatctctctcacacccacacccacGTACGTGGGGTACCTGCACATAGAGAAAGGTGCACGCACGACACACATACTCATGTCTcattcccaaccacacccgcgcgggtacacggtggagctcatttgtGTACAAAAAGGCAGCCCGCGTAATAATTGATGCATGTAGCAGTTGTTTACTtgaaggagggtcgtgtaccacgcatgcacggaacaaagttcgacttgacgcgttagttTTAGTAAatttatattcctcaatggcacgtaaagaatataaaacgattgttaTCGAGAAAAAataaatccgctccactatatacaatggagcctgcctgtcggggtttgtctctcgtcacattatctcacacaaggcggcgatggcccctctctctcaccgttggtcactgatccagccgcatcccgtccgccggtgaaaaaagaggatgtgcatcgtttcttcgTTCGACTGCGTCAAGGCAGCATGTCTCGATCTGCGGTACCCAAGttttctctgaccaagctccgatccggtagggccttcaccacttgctcgctgccgcattATGGGTAGATCCCGCCCACCGccgccctcctagttacatcccgacgacccccaggtaCAACTTCCTCCCCTCCGGCCTtactccactgcccatcttcccacgtcgttgtatgtggaaaatcttgcatgtggatcttccctagttctttgcccaaaacgtagctcgtccgacgtactttccatattgcaatcttgtcCTCACACTATTTTAGATAAACAACCAtgctgttatcttcccttaggacaaggtaTATACTTTTTTTTGTCATtttatgtgtcatcaactgttattggccagtaattgttttctttctgCCCCTTttctgcaaacagggctatccatttcacctcgttgctattgcgacctacCTTTTGGTGAATatcacaaatcacttttttcttaggAGTGTTTTGTGCATTTCTACTAAAATAGACTGAAAAAGTCATCCTAATAAAACTCCCTCAGTTTCTTTTTAGCTTGCATATAAAATTTTTCTCaggtcaaacttcgtaaagtttgactaactttataggaAAAAATATCAGTATTCACACTacgaaatcaatatcattagatgcatcatggaaataatttttatagtacatatcttcagtattgtagatattgatacttTTTAACATCAATTTAATCAAACTTTGCATAGTTTGATTTAAAAATATATTATACGGGGAAtaagagtaaatagcataaaactacacTTTACAGGCTAGGGTTACAAAAAACTATCGGTTTTTATTTTTTCTCAGATAACTATCAAATCAgaggtcggctgtttcaaaaaacccaaattgcCGAGTGCTTATCTATTGATCGTGATTATGACAGGTCGGACCCGCACCTAAACAAAGCTCtagtttgaccgttaactgacatatagggcccacatgtcagtgtctcttcTCATCTAGTcaatcttcttctcctccttctgcctcccttcttcttctccactCCCCCTGCTCGCGAAGAACACCGGAGAATCGCCATGGCCGCCGTCCTATGCCATGTCCGGCTGCCGCCCTACGCCACGtcgcccctccctccccctccgcCGCCGCTGCTGGTAGGAGCTCGCGTGGAGCTCCTGGTGACAGGGGGCTCACATGCCTGAACGGCCTCGTCCGCGGAGGGGGTCGttgccgcgcgcgccgccgtggggCTCCGGCTCAGGTTGCCACACCGTTGCGCGCCATGGGGAGGTGCCAGCCATGGGGCTCTGGCTCGGGTCGCCGCAGCGTCACACGCCATCGGGAACCGCCTGGGGCGCCGCCTGCCGTGGGTCTCCGCTCGGGTCCCGCGCTGCCGCCCGCCATGGGGAGCCACCTGGGGGTCGCCGCGGGCGAGGCAGAGCNNNNNNNNNNNNNNNNNNNNNNNNNNNNNNNNNNNNNNNNNNNNNNNNNNNNNNNNNNNNNNNNNNNNNNNNNNNNNNNNNNNNNNNNNNNNNNNNNNNNNNNNNNNNNNNNNNNNNNNNNNNNNNNNNNNNNNNNNNNNNNNNNNNNNNNNNNNNNNNNNNNNNNNNNNNNNNNNNNNNNNNNNNNNNNNNNNNNNNNNNNNNNNNNNNNNNNNNNNNNNNNNNNNNNNNNNNNNNNNNNNNNNNNNNNNNNNNNNNNNNNNNNNNNNNNNNNNNNNNNNNNNNNNNNNNNNNNNNNNNNNNNNNNNNNNNNNNNNNNNNNNNNNNNNNNNNNNNNNNNNNNNNNNNNNNNNNNNNNNCACGCGAGGGGCGGCATGGCGGCGTGGATCCGGCCACTGCGGGCGCGgctcgccggctgcaggcggtgcacatCATCAGCCCAGAGGAGGTGGCATCGCGGCCATGGCGGGTGCGCCAGAGGATGattgcttttttttttttgaaaacttccatagacctgattgcttttttagaaaATTTCTAGGGATCCGATTGCTTTTTCAGGCACTGGCATGTGCCTCCTACATGTgagttaacggtcaaacaaacggtcaacCAAACGGTGCGTTTAGTGgcgggcccgacctgtcataaacaTGTTTATTTTTTAATAAAGAGGATTTGGGATTTTTTGAAACAGCCAACCCTTGACTTGATAGCTATCAGTGAATAAATAAATCCGATAGTTTTTTAGACCCTAACTCATAAAGTAGTagctttatgctatttactccGGAAATAAATGGAAACGAAGAGAGTACTACTCTCAGTGTATTCTCCTTTTGAACCAAATATCTGCCGTCGACCCCAGGCCAGAGGGGTGAGATCCATCCCCTCCCTCCACGGTTTCCACTCTCCACCGTCCCGTACCTGTACCCTTCTTTCCCCTCCCagtcatcctcttcctctcccgaGTCCTGACCTACCCAAGCAAGCTCCAATCCGACCCGATGCGGCTCTAGAACATCTCCTACAGTCTGCCGTGCCCTACAGCCGCCGCCGTGCCGTAGCTTAGGTCACCGCCGACGCCTGACCCCCCAACCCGTCCGACCTGGCACgcgcgtcgccgccgtcgccgttccCGTTCCGCCTCATCGCGTCGCCGCTATCTCAACCCCGCCCGCCATCCTGGCGGTCTGTGAGCTTTATGGCGCCGAGTGATTAGATAAACCCCACCGATCTCCACAAATTTTGGGCGTGCCGCGCAAATTGGGTGTGCTGCTGCACACCCGGCACACCATCTAGATCCAGCGCTATCATGGCTGTCTACTATAAGTTCAAGAGTGCCAGAGACTATGACTCGATCCCTATCGAGGGGCAGTTCATCTCGGTTCTCAACCTCAAGGAGATGATTTTTGAGTCCAAGCACCTTGGCAGAGGCACTGATTTCGACCTCATGATCTCGAATGCCCAGACTGATGAAGGTTGGTTCTTTCTCAGCAAAGAACCGTTGTTTCATTTCTTGTGTGGGTGAATGTATACGAGATGCTAGTGCTAGCTAGATAATATTGGTTCTTTCTCAGAGAAGAACCTTTGCTTGATTTCTTGTGTGGGTGAATGTATGCAAGATGTTAGTGGTAGATAATATTGTGATAGGCTCAGGTTGTAATGCTGTTTGCTGTGTATGGTGAGCCATTTTGGCTGTTTGATTCATGCACGCAAGATTTCTGAAAATTGAGGCCTTATTTAGCTGGTATCATTTGTTGCCTGCCTCATTTTTTTCTTATGATCTATGCTTTCTAAGACATGACGACTTGGTCTACTGGTTTGGTGTGTAGGATTAACTGTTAGCTGGGTTTAGACATAAAATTGCAATATTTTGACAATTTGACATGATCTTTGTTTGCAATGGTTAGCAACTTGAATGTCTTTTGTGATGCTGAGCACATCTACTGCGCATTGCATCGAAGACTAGTAAGTGTGTTTCAATGAAgccattgtgttgtttgcttacctCACTGAACAAATATTCTGGATTAGTGGATTTTACTGTGGAGAAGGGGAGCCTTGgtgcagtggtaaagctgctgccttgtgaccatgaggtcatgggttcaagtcctggaaatagcctcttacagaaatgtagggaaaggctgcgtactatagacccaaagtggtcggacccttccctggaccctgcgcaagcgggagctacatgcaccaggttgcccttttttttagTGGATTTTACTGTGGAGCATTCAGATTGAAATACAGTTGTATCTTAAGAACATATAATTAGCGGGCATGATAGGAATATCTTGATTTTTGGGGGACTTGGGATGTTGTTGTACAGTCGAAGTATTACTTAAACCATTCCTTTGATGTTTGTACTTTCAGAGTATGCTGATGAATCTATCATGATACCAAAGAACACTTCAGTGTTGATTCGCCGGATACCAGGACGCCCAAGGATGCCAATCGTTACTGAACCAAAAGAGTACTGTTTTGCTCTTTGATTTCGCACTTACTCCACATCATACCTCATAATTCACATTACTGATGCATCATCAATAGTCAAACACACAAAGCCCATCTGAACAGATTTCTAATTCGTATGTTTGACTTTAACTGCTTCATGTCACTGGATATGGTCCATGTCAGGAGTTACTCCTTATCAGCAATCATAGTTTTAAGGTTCACCATTTTTGCAGGGCAATAGCTGCAGAAAATAGGGTAGAAGAAATCGTGCCTTCTGGCAGCGCTTTTCTTGGTGATTCATCTATGAAATATGTAAGAATAACTTCTAGTCTGGGTTACTTTTATCTCATACAGTAGTTGCCGCTGCAATCACAGTTTGATGTTTGAGCTATGACGGTAGTCTATTAATCCTGGGAGCTAATGTTTAAAGGTACtgaaattgcagcctgaagaatctGAGTGGGATGATGAGTTCGGCAACTCTTTATATGTTTCTGATTCAGTTCCCTCTCAGCCTGCTAGCCAGGCAATTGACGCTTCTTCTGAAAATCAAATTGACGAAGATAGTAAGATAAAAGCCCTTATTGATACAGCAGCCGTTGACTATAGGTTAGTGATCTGCTGGACTGGCTGAATGACTGTTCTATTATCCCTTAGAGTGATAATACTAATCATACACTGGACTGGATATCTCATTTTCAGCCAAATTCCTGACGGCTATGGATCCGGAAGAGGTTATGGCAGAGGAATGGGTGGGAGAATGATGGCTGGGCGCGGTTTTGGTAATTCTTTCCACCCTTTCTATTGCCATTTTTTTTGCAAGATTTATGTAGAGCTTAGTAGCACCAAGCTTCATGAAGGGAGTGCACATGGGTACCTATGCAACATGGATACCTGTTAACATCATTATTTGAAACTAGATGTTTATATAAGTACTAATCTGCTTTGATATTCTTAAGGACGTGGGATGGGTCGGCTAGATAACAGGTCACCTCCTCCTGGCTATATTTGTCATAGATGTAAAGTACCAGGTATGCTGGCCACTTGTCAAATCTTTCTTAATGCAATATTTTGTCCTGTTTCATTGACCAATACTGGTTTACAGGTCATTTCATTCAACATTGCCCAACAAATGGTGATACTAGATATGACGTTAGAAGGATGAAACCTCCAACTGGCATCCCAAAATCCATGTTAATGGCAACTCCAGATGGCTCATATGCACTGCCAAGTGGGGCTGGTGCTGTTTTGAAGCCAAATGAGTGAGCTCAAATTGCTTATTTAGTTACTCACGTAATCACTAATTCTCCGTCTACTTGGAGGTAACGATTAATCATATTTTTTTTGTGACAGAGCTGCTTTTGAGAGGGAGATAGAGGGCCTACCCACCACCCGATCTCTCAGTGATCTCCCGCCAGAGTTGCGTTGCCCGTTGTGTAAAGAAGTAATGAAGGATGCCGTTCTAACTAGTAAATGCTGCTTTAAGAGTTTCTGTGATAAATGTAAGTTGTGGTTTTAAGAATCTATTATTTTCACATTGTTGACATTGATACTGTTGTCACTTAATACAAATATGGTTTTGCTGTATGGATTTTCTGCATTGcgttttttttcttattctcaaTATCTCCACTTTCAAGTTTCAAACATACATGCTCTTTAGTGGGCTGACATATTGTGTTTTGTTGGCAGGCATTAGGGACTACATAATTAACAAGTCAATGTGTGTCTGTGGTGCCACAAGCATATTAGCAGACGATCTTCTCCCCAATAAAACTCTAAGAGAAACCATCAGTCGCATATTAGAGGCACCACCAACTAGCAGTACAGAAAACGCGGGAAGCATGGTGCAAATACAGGGTATGTATATCAGTTATATCAGATTATCTGCCTCTATAAGAATTGGAAACTGATGAAGTACCTTGCATAGACATGGAGTCGGCTCTACCTGTACCACCCAAGGTTAGGTCTCCTGCTGTTTCTGCTGCTTCAAAAGAAGAACCTAAAGCACTGATGCCGGTAGAGGAATCTCCAGACGCTGAGAGCCAGAGCGGATTGAAAGCTAACATTGATGTGAGTTCTTCAGATAATAAGGTTACCACAATTCCAGATATCACTGAAGGGACAATGGACTCTAAGaacagcaaaaaagaaaaaacaccAGAAATGATTCATGTCGCAAAAGAGTCACAGGAAAAATTGCCTGCAGGTGAACAAGGTGATAATCATTCTGGCCTGTTCCATTTTAGTTAACCTTGTCTGTGATGCAACCTCCACGCAAGTTTAATTGAACTAAAACATTTATTTGGGTCAAATTAGCcaaatgttcatcttgtttgtgTTCTTTTAGTGTGTGCATGTTTGATATTTAAACTCTTTATTATCATTGAAATAATGATATTATGTTGGTGACTTCAGcagtaaagaagaaaaagaagaagaaggtgcGAGCACCAGGGAATGGTAAGTTCTGATCACCAACCATGATATGTTACTTGAACATTGTCAGAATATTTGATTGCACCTTTATTGGTTAAACTTCATTTTACCCCTATTTATTCGAACATTGCTTATTCTACCTACAGCCGAGGAGCAATGGAATAATAATTATCAAGATTTTGGACCTGAAAATTTTGCTGGAATGCCTTTGGGCCCGCAAGGAGGTTTTAACCCTTACTGGGGAGGAGGGATGCCATTGCCAATAGATTACATGGGTGCACCATTTCCAGGTCCCATGCCTTATATGGGCTATCCTCCACCAGGTCCATTTGATCCTTTTGGTGGGGGAGTTCTTCCACAAGATCCATTTATGCCCCCGGCATACATGATGCCAACAGTTCCTAGGTATACCTCTAGCATCGTTTTGATGTTCTGTGTATTAATTTGTAGATGGCTAATTATACATGTATGAATGTTCTATTGTTCTGTGAATTTCAGAGGAATGCATAGCCTGCAAATTTTGTGGCTGTATTTCCAATTTGGCTGGAGATGAGCATTATGTCTAGCAGACTGTAATATACTCAGTACAAATATACAAGCCCCCCTTGATTTTTGGGCCTAACTTTGCCCATGAATTTGTCTAACAAAATCTGAATTAAATGCCACAAAAGTTATACTATTGGATCCGAAAGAGGATCCCATGGTATGACTTTTATGACATGTATAACTCATTTTTTGTTAATCAAACTTATTGTCGGCTAAATTTGGGGAGTATATACACCTTATCTTTCCGCACATTGGCTATTACTAGTTTACTACAATGACCAGTTGGCCACTGGTTAAATGATGAAACTCTTGAATAATTCATTTTCAGGGACCTTTCTGAATTAGCTGTTAACAGTATGGGAATGAACATGGGGCCACCAGTTGTGAGAAGAGACGAATTTGAGCCCAGGAAACCAGATGGAAGGAGACGTGAAATGGATCGATTAAACGGAAGGTGATTAAGCAATTCAAattatttgttttatttgattttataTGCTTTGTCTTCACCCAATATTGTATGAAATTAGATGCTTCAAACCATTTGTTTAGTTTTCACCCAATATTCTATGAAACAATAGGATCAGGTGCCTTGTACTTTTAGATTAATCCAGTGCATTGGCCATAACTGATACCCTAGAACTATGAGTAACTAGGACAAATAATACCCATACCCCTAGTTACGTTTGGGGTTATTTTTATCCGAACTGGTTTCTGTTGATTGCATCACAGTCGATGCAATCAAGTATGAACATCACATATTTGAGTAAGCAAATATATAAAAGGTGCAAGCGTGTCGTTGAACGTCTCCTGTAGACTAGGCACATGACTATTCAGTGTGTATTCTGCATGGCAAGGTCCAACAAGGTCCCTTGTTGAAACATTTTAATGGCCTAAACTTCTTCCCTGGCTTTTGGCTCACTCGAGTATAGTACTCTTCCA
This window contains:
- the LOC123127993 gene encoding E3 ubiquitin ligase PARAQUAT TOLERANCE 3 isoform X2, producing MAVYYKFKSARDYDSIPIEGQFISVLNLKEMIFESKHLGRGTDFDLMISNAQTDEEYADESIMIPKNTSVLIRRIPGRPRMPIVTEPKEAIAAENRVEEIVPSGSAFLGDSSMKYPEESEWDDEFGNSLYVSDSVPSQPASQAIDASSENQIDEDSKIKALIDTAAVDYSQIPDGYGSGRGYGRGMGGRMMAGRGFGRGMGRLDNRSPPPGYICHRCKVPGHFIQHCPTNGDTRYDVRRMKPPTGIPKSMLMATPDGSYALPSGAGAVLKPNEAAFEREIEGLPTTRSLSDLPPELRCPLCKEVMKDAVLTSKCCFKSFCDKCIRDYIINKSMCVCGATSILADDLLPNKTLRETISRILEAPPTSSTENAGSMVQIQDMESALPVPPKVRSPAVSAASKEEPKALMPVEESPDAESQSGLKANIDVSSSDNKVTTIPDITEGTMDSKNSKKEKTPEMIHVAKESQEKLPAGEQVKKKKKKKVRAPGNAEEQWNNNYQDFGPENFAGMPLGPQGGFNPYWGGGMPLPIDYMGAPFPGPMPYMGYPPPGPFDPFGGGVLPQDPFMPPAYMMPTVPRDLSELAVNSMGMNMGPPVVRRDEFEPRKPDGRRREMDRLNGRDRERDREREHSRERERERERERQRERDRDGDRDRDRDRGREYRREARESSGAVNDSTSMRPKDRSRPQADRSERALPPPPHSPDRHSRRSPHRSSSSGKKRSSSDHYDDLPLPPPPPPASRHEAEHAKAAAAAADQRSKAKASVFSRISFPGEANTSDPKRSRRSSSDKRPASSSSSSKRSVAAAAAAEESDSRHHHQETVLAAEEERRRSAPTDYDDEEQSSEEEKHFKRRPSSSRREGERERQHEEPRHSRRSRERGDGHHHNHSHSGGGHKRR
- the LOC123127993 gene encoding E3 ubiquitin ligase PARAQUAT TOLERANCE 3 isoform X1, with product MAVYYKFKSARDYDSIPIEGQFISVLNLKEMIFESKHLGRGTDFDLMISNAQTDEEYADESIMIPKNTSVLIRRIPGRPRMPIVTEPKEAIAAENRVEEIVPSGSAFLGDSSMKYPEESEWDDEFGNSLYVSDSVPSQPASQAIDASSENQIDEDSKIKALIDTAAVDYSQIPDGYGSGRGYGRGMGGRMMAGRGFGRGMGRLDNRSPPPGYICHRCKVPGHFIQHCPTNGDTRYDVRRMKPPTGIPKSMLMATPDGSYALPSGAGAVLKPNEAAFEREIEGLPTTRSLSDLPPELRCPLCKEVMKDAVLTSKCCFKSFCDKCIRDYIINKSMCVCGATSILADDLLPNKTLRETISRILEAPPTSSTENAGSMVQIQDMESALPVPPKVRSPAVSAASKEEPKALMPVEESPDAESQSGLKANIDVSSSDNKVTTIPDITEGTMDSKNSKKEKTPEMIHVAKESQEKLPAGEQAVKKKKKKKVRAPGNAEEQWNNNYQDFGPENFAGMPLGPQGGFNPYWGGGMPLPIDYMGAPFPGPMPYMGYPPPGPFDPFGGGVLPQDPFMPPAYMMPTVPRDLSELAVNSMGMNMGPPVVRRDEFEPRKPDGRRREMDRLNGRDRERDREREHSRERERERERERQRERDRDGDRDRDRDRGREYRREARESSGAVNDSTSMRPKDRSRPQADRSERALPPPPHSPDRHSRRSPHRSSSSGKKRSSSDHYDDLPLPPPPPPASRHEAEHAKAAAAAADQRSKAKASVFSRISFPGEANTSDPKRSRRSSSDKRPASSSSSSKRSVAAAAAAEESDSRHHHQETVLAAEEERRRSAPTDYDDEEQSSEEEKHFKRRPSSSRREGERERQHEEPRHSRRSRERGDGHHHNHSHSGGGHKRR